In Rhizobium sp. WSM4643, the following are encoded in one genomic region:
- a CDS encoding hybrid sensor histidine kinase/response regulator, with amino-acid sequence MPHRLVSPRTASYQELDVMVHVLDGADILIHRFEGTISHWSIGCENMYGWTRDEAVGENVYELLATRFPEPVDEIRNQIKQRGFWQGEIIHRHKSGHEIHAASRCVLVNLPDGDLAIIQTNSDVSALKQAQDAVKSREAHLSSILDTVPDAMVVIDHKGMVLSFSKAAEKLFGMASDQICGRNVRNLMPNPYRDAHDGYIGHYIETGEKRIIGYGRVVTGQRADGTQFPMELHVGEATANGERIFTGFVRDLTSRFKIEEDLRQAQKMEAVGQLTGGLAHDFNNLLTVISGNLEMIEDKLLPGKLRDILREAQDAAADGAKLTGQLLAFGRRQPLNPKHADLGQLVTGFSDLLRRTLGEDIKLSTTIAGSDLNVVVDSSQLQNAILNIALNARDAMPKGGSLTTEISRVHLDSDYAKMYPEVRSGNFVLISVTDTGVGMTDEVTKHAIEPFFTTKEVGSGTGLGLSMVYGFVKQSGGHFQIYSEVGRGTTIRIYLPALTGSKLQKPDSEDGKQANPLPRGSESILVVEDDPRVRRVAVARLADMGYVVLEAENGREALGILRDHQEIALLFTDIVMPGGMTGDEVAREARLLRPDVAVLFTSGYSEPALATTDVISGARWLRKPYTARELASMIRELFDRH; translated from the coding sequence ATGCCTCACCGTCTCGTATCGCCACGAACAGCCTCCTATCAGGAGCTTGACGTAATGGTTCACGTGCTGGACGGCGCCGATATCCTGATCCATCGGTTCGAGGGCACCATCAGCCATTGGTCCATCGGCTGCGAGAACATGTATGGCTGGACCAGGGACGAGGCGGTCGGCGAGAACGTCTACGAACTGCTCGCCACCAGGTTTCCGGAGCCGGTGGACGAAATAAGAAACCAGATCAAGCAACGCGGGTTCTGGCAGGGCGAAATCATCCATCGTCACAAAAGCGGGCATGAGATCCACGCCGCGTCCCGCTGCGTGCTTGTGAACCTTCCCGACGGCGACCTGGCCATCATTCAGACCAACAGCGACGTCAGCGCCCTGAAACAGGCTCAGGACGCGGTCAAGTCCCGCGAGGCCCATCTAAGTTCCATTCTCGACACCGTTCCGGATGCGATGGTGGTCATCGACCATAAAGGAATGGTGCTTTCATTCAGCAAGGCGGCAGAAAAGCTGTTCGGGATGGCCTCCGATCAGATCTGTGGGCGCAATGTTAGAAACCTGATGCCGAATCCCTATCGTGACGCCCACGACGGCTACATCGGCCACTACATCGAGACGGGTGAAAAGCGGATCATCGGCTACGGCCGAGTCGTCACCGGCCAGCGGGCCGACGGCACCCAATTTCCGATGGAGTTACACGTCGGGGAAGCGACGGCAAACGGTGAACGGATCTTCACCGGTTTCGTCCGTGATCTGACAAGCCGCTTCAAGATCGAGGAAGATCTCCGCCAGGCTCAGAAGATGGAAGCCGTGGGGCAGTTGACGGGCGGCCTGGCCCACGACTTCAACAACCTTCTGACCGTGATCAGCGGGAATCTCGAGATGATCGAGGACAAGCTACTCCCCGGCAAGCTTCGAGACATCCTGAGGGAGGCGCAGGACGCGGCGGCCGACGGCGCGAAACTTACGGGCCAGTTGCTTGCCTTCGGCCGGCGTCAGCCTCTCAATCCCAAGCATGCCGATCTCGGTCAGCTCGTGACAGGTTTTTCTGATCTGCTTAGGAGAACCCTCGGAGAAGACATCAAGCTCTCCACGACGATCGCGGGATCCGATCTGAACGTGGTGGTCGACAGCTCGCAGCTTCAGAACGCTATTCTCAACATCGCTCTCAACGCTCGCGACGCCATGCCCAAGGGGGGCAGTCTGACCACCGAAATCTCGCGCGTCCACCTGGATTCAGATTATGCGAAGATGTACCCAGAGGTCCGCAGCGGCAATTTCGTGCTCATTTCCGTCACCGACACGGGCGTCGGAATGACGGACGAAGTGACGAAGCACGCCATTGAGCCATTCTTCACCACGAAAGAGGTCGGATCGGGAACGGGACTGGGTCTCAGCATGGTCTACGGCTTCGTCAAGCAGTCCGGGGGCCATTTTCAAATATACAGCGAGGTAGGTCGAGGCACCACCATACGGATCTACCTTCCGGCCCTGACAGGATCCAAACTGCAGAAGCCAGATTCAGAAGACGGCAAACAAGCCAATCCGCTTCCGCGAGGAAGCGAAAGCATTCTTGTGGTGGAGGATGATCCACGCGTTCGCCGGGTAGCCGTCGCGCGGCTCGCCGACATGGGATACGTGGTGCTTGAAGCGGAGAACGGCCGTGAAGCATTGGGAATCTTGCGCGACCACCAGGAAATCGCGCTCCTGTTCACAGACATCGTCATGCCGGGCGGAATGACGGGAGACGAGGTGGCGAGGGAGGCTCGCCTCCTTCGGCCCGACGTCGCCGTCCTCTTCACCTCCGGGTACTCGGAGCCGGCCCTCGCGACGACCGATGTCATCTCCGGCGCTCGATGGCTTCGCAAGCCATACACTGCGAGGGAACTGGCGTCCATGATCCGGGAGCTTTTCGATCGGCATTGA
- a CDS encoding twin-arginine translocase TatA/TatE family subunit, which yields MRAKAAPIFLDLVIVLILFGRGKIPELMADVAHGIKAFKRGIQDDHVRVGNDATQPGCSSEQARDDE from the coding sequence TTGCGTGCGAAGGCTGCGCCCATCTTTCTAGATTTGGTCATCGTGCTTATCTTGTTTGGTCGTGGCAAGATACCTGAACTGATGGCCGACGTTGCTCACGGCATAAAGGCATTTAAGAGGGGGATCCAGGACGATCATGTCCGCGTTGGTAACGACGCGACGCAACCTGGGTGTTCTTCGGAGCAAGCGCGGGATGATGAATAG
- a CDS encoding DUF882 domain-containing protein has product MRRFPHVAECLVWAGLFVLRYPVQGLSGAALGGIATLLSRAERFVAQTILPALFALPALVGSASFASAEDRALKLFFTHTGERATITYKRDGKFDPKGLAQINRFLRDWRRNEPTRMDPRLLDLVWEVYKRSGGKDYIHIVSAYRSPTTNNMLRNRSRSTGVAKKSQHMLGKAMDFYVPGVKLSTLRALAMQMQVGGVGYYPTSGSPFVHLDVGNVRAWPRMSRQELARIFPNGQTMHLPADGRPLPGYNQAVANYKKRVGPTSIQIASTAGEDEDAGAPTTSSGDKKLVTALLPTPRSRALNALAQTGAVERDDKRSAGDVSSLPIPIPAMRPPALEHGAGADDKLETASIGPIDVLPDRPAPALPTYARFEPLVVAHQASKQGPDMIASLPMTASWEGASFFGSTSDAALMKWALHSSGEVMGLSAPRVSPRTVHREVNVATSGDDIIPVAAKGQFNTNRFASSPEG; this is encoded by the coding sequence ATGCGGAGGTTCCCGCACGTCGCCGAGTGTTTGGTCTGGGCGGGATTGTTCGTGTTGAGGTATCCAGTGCAAGGACTATCAGGCGCAGCCTTGGGCGGAATTGCGACACTCCTGTCGCGTGCGGAACGTTTCGTCGCGCAGACCATTCTGCCGGCTCTGTTTGCGCTGCCGGCACTTGTTGGTTCTGCATCGTTTGCCTCAGCGGAAGATCGTGCCCTGAAGCTGTTCTTTACCCATACAGGCGAGAGGGCGACGATTACCTATAAGCGGGACGGAAAGTTCGATCCAAAGGGCCTCGCCCAGATCAATCGGTTTCTGCGCGACTGGCGAAGGAACGAGCCGACCCGGATGGATCCCCGGCTGCTCGACCTGGTCTGGGAGGTGTACAAGCGCAGCGGCGGCAAAGACTACATCCATATCGTCTCCGCCTATCGTTCGCCCACCACCAACAACATGCTCCGCAATCGTTCGCGCAGCACGGGCGTCGCCAAGAAGAGCCAGCACATGCTGGGCAAGGCGATGGACTTCTATGTTCCCGGCGTGAAGCTTTCGACGCTGCGTGCGCTTGCCATGCAGATGCAGGTCGGCGGCGTCGGATATTATCCGACCTCGGGATCGCCCTTCGTGCATCTCGACGTCGGCAATGTCAGGGCTTGGCCCCGCATGTCCCGGCAAGAACTCGCTCGAATATTCCCAAATGGGCAGACAATGCATCTCCCGGCCGATGGCCGGCCGCTGCCGGGATACAATCAGGCGGTTGCGAACTACAAGAAGCGCGTCGGCCCCACCTCGATCCAGATCGCCAGCACCGCTGGAGAAGACGAAGATGCAGGAGCGCCGACAACATCGAGCGGCGACAAAAAACTCGTGACAGCGCTTCTGCCCACGCCCCGAAGCAGGGCATTAAATGCGCTGGCGCAGACCGGCGCGGTCGAGCGGGATGACAAACGGTCCGCTGGGGATGTTTCATCTTTGCCGATTCCAATACCGGCGATGCGGCCGCCCGCCCTCGAGCACGGCGCGGGCGCAGATGACAAACTGGAGACTGCGTCGATTGGCCCAATTGATGTTCTTCCGGACAGGCCGGCGCCAGCATTGCCGACCTACGCCCGATTCGAACCCCTCGTTGTTGCACATCAGGCCTCCAAGCAGGGCCCTGATATGATCGCCTCCCTGCCCATGACCGCTTCCTGGGAAGGAGCAAGTTTCTTTGGATCGACTTCCGACGCGGCGTTGATGAAATGGGCGCTGCATTCTTCAGGAGAGGTGATGGGATTGAGCGCACCTCGCGTTTCCCCGCGCACGGTTCATCGCGAGGTCAATGTCGCGACGTCAGGTGACGATATCATTCCGGTCGCCGCCAAAGGCCAGTTCAATACCAACCGGTTTGCGTCGTCTCCGGAGGGCTGA